The window AaccagattcttttttttttatgaaaggCCACAAACCAAAAAGCTATTTAAGCAGTAAGAGGTACAATCAATGCCTTttagaaatgtgatgaagtagAAGTACAGGATAGCATAACATTTAAAATTTCaactaaagtacaagtaaataaaatatacaaaaattcAATATTTGAGTCAGTATGCTTTGTTAATTATCGACTATGATTTCAGTGTCTTTAATGACTTTGTGTTTCGTTCCGTGTGGTTCTCAGGGCAAATACACAAGTGGGTGTGTTGGCTGATGGCACCAGCAGGATATCCTGCAGAGGCCAGCAGGTGTACCAGTTCCTGGGCGTCAGTTCTTTCTCCCAGTACACCGTGGTCCCCGACACCTCGCTGGCAAAGATCCGTCCTGATGCGCCGCTGGACAAAGTGTTCCTCCTCGGCTGCGGCGTCTCCACCGGTTACGGTGCCGCGGTTAAAACAGGCAAGGTGAGAGGAAGCAGATCTCCGAAACACGTTCAGTCTTAGTTCACCTCTGATGAGAGCTCCTGGCTGTGTGAAGAACCTCTCCTCACAGATTTATCTACAAACACAAGCATTGATCTTATCGTAGAAAAACTGATTTATTATTTGAAGGATGACATCTGAGCTGGAACTGGCATTTCCCTAAGATGCTGCCTGGTGATGTTACAGGATGTTAACAGTGGTTGTGGCAGAGCTGACATTATTTATTTCCCACACTAGATGGCAGTATTTAACATGAGCGCCACATAATTCCCCCTCTGTTCTTCTGCTGTCATGTGTTTTTCATGCATATTTAATCTGGAATGATTGCCGTCAGCAGTCCTCTTCACCCAGATCAGATTGTACTCACGCAAAGATACCAGCCACCAGGATACACATGACTTTGTTTTACATCAAGATCTATAAAGTACTCCCTaggaaataaaatgcaaatgttaagtgaagtaaaaataaaaatcctttaTCCAgattaatggggtctattctggagACTGATCCTCCAGACAGGTAGTGAAACAAATACAACCTCCTCACAGTGATAtgtgtaactaagtacatttgtTCAAGAATTGTGATAAAGTACAACTTTAAGGGTACTCGtactcgagtatttccatttttctgccTCTCCATATTTCCACTTCACCACATGTTTGAGACTAATTTAGtagtttttactccactacatctatTTGGCTCTAATGAAACATTCAACCTGCAAAGTGGtgcattaaaaaacactgattctgatgattAGAAATATTGTGAATATTGGATAAAACAATCAGTCGACACATAGTTTAAATTTTAAACAAGCATGTACTTTGTACTTTTGTAACTTAAGTGCATGTAAAATTGGTTTCTTTGAACATTTATTCAATAACTTTCTTTTAGTCGAGTGTGATATTGAAATACTTTATACATCACTGCCGACCTGGCAGAGATCAAAAGATCAATACAAAACCAAGCTAAGGAAGTTTGCTAACTTGTTCTGATGATTAAGGAAACTGCACATCAGTAGTGTGAGGACCAACTCCTGAACTAAAACTAACACTGACAAAGCACCCTCATCTGCCTCATGACATTCTGTGCAATCAAAATACTCCAACTGATGGAAAATGTGAGTGAGGTGAGTGTAATGGTGAAGTTTAATCTGGTTTTAATTCATCATAtaattttaattcatttcaaaCCAGGCTTGCAAAACTTGACATACttaaataaaagcaaataaggCTTAAAAACCTGATAAATTAAAATGAAGCATCAAATGTGCCAATACAAGGtgaataattataaataataatgagTGTATAATGGATATATTTTGAAGAATGAAGTCAAATGTATCTAAACCAGTAATCTCAACAGATGTGTGTCTGACTGACgtgtgtgtttggatccagGTGGAAAAAGACTCGAAGTGTGCCGTGTTCGGGCTCGGAGCTGTGGGACTGGCTGCCGTCATGGGCTGTAAGGCTGCCGAGGCGAAGACGATCATCGGGATTGATGTCAACCCTGCCAGGTTTGAGAAAGCCATGTTGTTAGGAGCCACCGGATGTGTCAACCCCAGCAACTACAACAAGTCCATCCAGGAGGTTATCGTGGAGCTGTCACAGGGAGGAGTGGACTACGCTCTGGAGTGTGTCGGGAGTCCAGCTGTCATGGTAGGCGTGCAAAACTATGACGCTTTTATTCCATAAGCAGTATCAGTTGAGATTACCGGTGTTTCTGTCGTTCTAGACTGCAGCGCTTGAGTCCACAATTGATGCCTGGGGCGTCTGCGTGATCGCCGGGTGGTCGGAGACAGAATCCATGAACGTCGCCGTAGAAAAGATCCTGATGGGACGCACCTTGATGGGGACTTATTTTGGAGGTGAACTCAAATGTACCAGGCCTGTTAGTTAGAAAATGACGCAAACATTTTGATGATAAATTGATATTGTGGTCAGTACATGAATGAGTTGATGTACCAGCTGTTGTTTTAATGAGAGGCTTCTTATTGTTCAACAGGTAATACAAAGATAAACTAACTGAGAACAGGGAGGCAGCTAATAGTAGCCTCAAGCTAACTGGACCAGAGCACAATGCAGCCGTGCATGTTACATGTTAACTTAATACTAATAAGTGTTAGTTATGATTGAACGTAACAAGTCTGGTGCTGTTATCTGATCAGATATGGAACACAGGAAATCACTAAATGAAGAAGGAAATGATGCAGGTTGACGTAAACTGTGTCCACAAGCTAATATCTGATACGCATCGCACAACAAAGTGTTATCATGTCTAACATCAGGAGAAGTTTCCACATGGCAGCTGTTCCTTTCTCACAGGCTCATTAACGTTTACACTGCGCTTCTTCTGAAGGTTGGAAGAGTGTAAGTGACGTGCCGAAGCTGGTGGACGCCTACATGAACAACACCCTGAAGCTGAACGAGTTCATCACCCACAGCCTCCCGCTGGATCGGATCAATCAGGCCTTTGACACTTTGAAAAATGGGACAAGGTACGAGCTGATACACCTGCAGCTCCCGGCTATTAGTCTTTAACTTTCTCACCGATCTGTCAAACAATACTCAGCTCAAACATGTTTGGGtaaaacacaaaagcacaaacagATTTCTCGATGATAAGAGCATTCTTTCTCACAGTCATGAGTTTACTGACTCAGCGGTGGTTTGTGGTTCATCTTTGCAAAAGTACATGCActcctttttttgtaatatttaatCAGTATTCCCACAAATTAAGGCAGAGCTGATATTGAAATGACATTCATTGTGGGATTCCGGACAGGAAAAGTTTTGGAACACGATTAAACTCTTAGAAAAATATCAAGAATCTTTAGAGATCCACGTTAAATATCGACACGACAAATCATCTGACCGATACTGGGGAGTGTGTATTAGTTGCTTTTTATCAGTATCTGTGAAATATTAGCCAATAAAtaaggaagaaaatacacaaa of the Sparus aurata chromosome 18, fSpaAur1.1, whole genome shotgun sequence genome contains:
- the LOC115569221 gene encoding alcohol dehydrogenase class-3-like; amino-acid sequence: MTTAGQVITCKAAIAWEPGKPLSIEDVEVAPPKSHEVRIKVVTTGVCQTDNEYLYETEQRMKFRPFPLVLGHEGAGIVESVGPDVTKFSPGDKVIPLFLPQCEECDRCRSPKTNQCRRNWANTQVGVLADGTSRISCRGQQVYQFLGVSSFSQYTVVPDTSLAKIRPDAPLDKVFLLGCGVSTGYGAAVKTGKVEKDSKCAVFGLGAVGLAAVMGCKAAEAKTIIGIDVNPARFEKAMLLGATGCVNPSNYNKSIQEVIVELSQGGVDYALECVGSPAVMTAALESTIDAWGVCVIAGWSETESMNVAVEKILMGRTLMGTYFGGWKSVSDVPKLVDAYMNNTLKLNEFITHSLPLDRINQAFDTLKNGTSIRTAISLWPQ